A genomic window from Triticum urartu cultivar G1812 chromosome 7, Tu2.1, whole genome shotgun sequence includes:
- the LOC125518061 gene encoding uncharacterized protein LOC125518061: MLFVPAQLPHPSAVPARALVGFDFCRSSLLPSSADRTLPRATPCNAATSWLLPTVPGNLKALITRPDLLSLETFLARDEDDKDPLSFRVLCLVECRMNLLLLFFTSLHGLWHVLTYNQWSANSTLRCFISKLRVWAIKRYFIHGHFYWHLHFQSELLVLDVCTMEFSAVDLPPEQLGNSSFLIVETLEGTLGMLTRGFDEDSDDDRYWLTYSIMRNNQWHFEKIIWLPVKRAILVGVTGVYLIIEAVYTTSSHDERKSGYFSVDLKILQVELFAAPSKPIYPC, translated from the exons ATGCTCTTCGTCCCAGCCCAGCTGCCGCACCCCTCCGCCGTCCCCGCCCGCGCCCTCGTCGGCTTTGACTTCTGCCGCTCCTCCCTCCTGCCATCCTCTGCCGACC GGACCTTGCCGCGTGCGACCCCGTGCAACGCTGCTACGTCCTGGCTGCTGCCCACAGTCCCCGGCAATTTGAAAGCGCTGATCACTAGGCCGGATCTCCTCAGTCTGGAAACGTTCCTTGCTCGCGACGAGGATGACAAGGACCCTTTATCATTCAGGGTGCTATGCCTCGTGGAATGCAGAATGAATCTTCTGCTTCTCTTCTTCACCTCTTTGCATGGACTATGGCATGTTCTCACTTACAATCAATGGAGTGCTAATTCTacattgagatgcttcatttcaAAACTACGAGTTTGGGCTATCAAGCGTTATTTCATCCACGGGCATTTCTATTGGCATTTGCATTTCCAGAGCGAGTTGCTTGTGCTTGACGTGTGCACAATGGAGTTCTCTGCTGTCGACCTGCCACCTGAACAACTTGGGAATAGCAGTTTTCTCATTGTGGAGACGCTGGAAGGAACGCTCGGGATGCTCACTCGAGGCTTTGATGAGGATAGTGATGATGACCGATATTGGCTCACATATTCCATTATGagaaataaccaatggcactttGAGAAGATCATCTGGTTGCCGGTAAAGCGTGCGATTCTGGTTGGTGTCACTGGGGTATACCTGATCATAGAAGCGGTGTACACCACATCTTCACACGATGAGCGGAAGTCTGGATACTTTTCAGTGGACTTGAAGATATTGCAGGTGGAGTTGTTTGCTGCACCTAGCAAACCCATCTATCCTTGTTGA